The nucleotide sequence GGCGGAGTAAGCATACGAGGTACCGAGGTCTCCGAGGTTGGTCTTGTAGGACAGCGAGCGGTACTCGGCTTGGGTCGCGTCTTCCATGAAGTCCTTGCGGTAGATCGTAGCCTTGTCCTTGAGTTGCTCCGAGGACACCGCCATTGTCAAGTAAGGAACCTTCATGGACATGGTCACATCCGCCTTCTCGTTTTCAGTCCACTCATCGCGGTACGTGGCGAGACGCTCGCGGCGCACCGTGTCGTGGAAGCTGTCCGGCTCCCACTGGCAGTAGTCCCACCGATAGGTGGACCGCTCGTCGAAGCTCGGGGCGAGAAAGCGGCTGTGGTAGCCACGTGGCGCTAGTTTGCTGATCGTCAGCGCATCCTTAGGGTTCTTCGCCCGCTCCTCCCGAAGCTGCATGCCGAGGAGGGTCATGCGGTTGGCGAACTGGTTGGTGGTGAGCATGCCCAACAcgttttcctcctttttgcTGTGGCTGGTGACGTTGTTGCTGTGCACCGTGTGTGCCTTGCGGTACTGCAGTGGATCAATCGAGGAGAAGTCATTGACAGCGGTGTTATGCTTTGGAAGCATGCGCTCGTTAATTAAACCCGGGTACGCTGTGACGTGAATGTCcatcagccgccgctgcttcaaGCTAGGCGTGGTCGGCACCCCGTCCAGGTCGATTGCTTCCTTGAGCGTCATCCGCtttggtgctgcagcggcggtcaTGGCGCCCACCGTTGGGTTATTGAGATCACACGACATtgcgtgcgctgcagcagagaaggtTGGGATGGgcgggtggagagggggagaatGAAATGGGTGTGCTGGTGCCAAAGGTGCAGGGATACCTGGTGGTGTATAGGGAGGACACTTATGCGTAGGCGTTGTCTGCCTCTGCGATCTTGCGCGCTGGCGTTTCCTTTAGCTCTTGCGCTACTGGTGGCGCCCTCTCTCtagcagaaaaaaaagagcatGTGGGGTTGAgcaggggggggtgagggaagcgCGCGTGATAGAGCAGTAGAGGAGGAACGGAGATGTGGGAGAaacggagagagaatggtAGCGCATATAAGGGTTACTAGTGCCACTGAAAAGGCACGCAGTGCATcttgacacacacacgacagAGGGGGCAATCCATACAGATGTGCGCCTAGaccaccccccccctacacacctACGTAGGGGCATCAGACGTACGTATACCTTTCTCCCAACGTGTTCATTCCCTGGCGTAGAACATGAGCAAATCACCACTCTACCCGGCCTGCCAGACACCCATCGCATGgtgtgaggcagaggcagacacgTGCTACACCAATGCTGGCCCCGGCACCGGAGCACGGCCCTTGCCTCAAACTCTGCCTACCCTCGCTCCGCAAgtcgcctcaccgccgcgtcCATCATGCCGGTCGCCCACCgggtgcatccctcggggtggctcagaCTCCTCACTAGTAGGCAGTGAGGGCAGGGTGGGATACGTTCGAGTTGCGCTGACATTCTGCCCATCCTATGTTATGGGTGGTGCAAGCATGTTTCCTGTTGCAGGTCTCCcccgccgccacgccgcccaGGACCTCACCGCCCACATCAGTGGCAACAAATCGCTCTGACACCCCCTACGTGGCAAGTccctgaccctgtcaccgccagaagtgATTCGTCTCATTGCCAGAAGTAGGGGCTACCTGGCTTCCCCATAGAGGGAGGACTGGACTCTGAATANNNNNNNNNNNNNNNNNNNNNNNNNNNNNNNNNNNNNNNNNNNNNNNNNNNNNNNNNNNNNNNNNNNNNNNNNNNNNNNNNNNNNNNNNNNNNNNNNNNNCCATGCCAAGGTGGCCTATCCATCCACCGTCACCAGGAACGCAGGTGGCAAAGAAGCCAAGAGGGTGGATACACCCACAAAACGAAtaaaaagaggaagacagaATGGATTTCAACTGATAGTCAGGGCACACTCCACTTCATGCTTCCCAAGTCCTCGGAGCAGGCACGTTCCCTATTTCCGTGGAAGAGCATACCGATTTGGTCACCCTCCCCGCTCGCGCTCTCGATACCACCTAGCGCTAGCAAGGCTATCCGTGAGGACTTTGCTATGTTGAAGTCACCATCGGGTAATACTATGCACGAAGAGGTTGACCTACACGTCTTCCTTTTATCCGTCATCCAAGGATACCTGCCGTGGCGGGTAATCAAAGGGGTGGATTGGGGAAAGAGTAAAACGCACATCGTGGTTGAATTCCTCTGGATCTGAAATCAGTAGAACAAAAATTGAGCGACAAGCAAAATGGTTGGTGAAGCATATCTTTCGTATAGTGCAGAGTACGT is from Leishmania panamensis strain MHOM/PA/94/PSC-1 chromosome 35 sequence and encodes:
- a CDS encoding hypothetical protein (TriTrypDB/GeneDB-style sysID: LpmP.35.2630), with the protein product MSCDLNNPTVGAMTAAAAPKRMTLKEAIDLDGVPTTPSLKQRRLMDIHVTAYPGLINERMLPKHNTAVNDFSSIDPLQYRKAHTVHSNNVTSHSKKEENVLGMLTTNQFANRMTLLGMQLREERAKNPKDALTISKLAPRGYHSRFLAPSFDERSTYRWDYCQWEPDSFHDTVRRERLATYRDEWTENEKADVTMSMKVPYLTMAVSSEQLKDKATIYRKDFMEDATQAEYRSLSYKTNLGDLGTSYAYSAYSVDDPRRKICFDASIAAFKTPHSVLEKTFSPRSSFLEKSASAKQKSSAREELDHLRTMRREMTRLSAAKHTAAELTNSETATKPVVIPGIKGSGYRRAPKGNDSYVYLPRDHFSYQHVDNF